Proteins encoded within one genomic window of Mesobacillus subterraneus:
- the gcvPA gene encoding aminomethyl-transferring glycine dehydrogenase subunit GcvPA, translating to MKHRYLPLTESDKNAMLESIGVSSIDELFGDIPEKVRFAGEYNIKPAKSETALMKELTTMAAKNADLKMNTSFIGAGVYDHYIPVIVDHVLSRSEFYTAYTPYQPEISQGELQAIFEFQTMISELTGMEVANSSMYDGGTALAEAAMLSAGHTRRKKVLISSAVHPEYKDVVKSYAKGQYIDVVEVPHKDGVTDLEVLKDMASEDVAAVIVQYPNFFGGLESMKEIEEIVHENKSLFVVSSNPLALGALTPPGKFGADIVTGDAQPFGIPTAFGGPHCGYFAVSGKLMRKVPGRLVGQTKDDQGRRGFVLTLQAREQHIRRDKATSNICSNQALNALAASVAMTALGKKGVREMAVANIQKAHYAKKAFKENGFEIAFEGPTFNEFVVKLNKPVKEVNQKLLEHGIIGGYDLGRDDSNLENHMLVAITELRTKEEIDTFVKEMGDINA from the coding sequence ATGAAGCATCGCTATTTACCGCTGACTGAAAGTGATAAAAACGCAATGTTGGAAAGCATCGGCGTTTCATCGATCGATGAATTATTCGGCGATATTCCTGAAAAAGTCCGTTTTGCCGGAGAATATAACATTAAACCAGCCAAGTCTGAAACAGCTCTTATGAAAGAACTGACAACAATGGCTGCGAAAAATGCCGATTTGAAAATGAACACTTCCTTTATCGGCGCTGGTGTCTACGACCATTACATTCCAGTGATTGTTGACCATGTCCTTTCACGTTCAGAGTTCTACACTGCTTATACACCATATCAGCCTGAGATTTCACAAGGGGAACTTCAGGCAATCTTTGAATTCCAGACCATGATCAGTGAATTGACTGGCATGGAGGTAGCGAATTCATCCATGTATGACGGAGGAACAGCTCTTGCTGAAGCAGCGATGCTGAGTGCAGGACATACAAGACGTAAAAAAGTCTTGATCTCAAGTGCTGTCCATCCTGAATACAAGGACGTAGTCAAATCATATGCAAAGGGACAGTACATCGATGTTGTGGAAGTACCGCATAAGGATGGCGTAACTGACCTTGAAGTGCTTAAGGATATGGCAAGTGAAGATGTCGCTGCTGTCATCGTTCAATATCCAAACTTCTTCGGCGGACTTGAATCAATGAAGGAAATCGAAGAAATCGTCCATGAAAATAAATCGTTGTTCGTTGTATCCAGCAACCCTCTTGCACTTGGAGCATTGACTCCTCCAGGGAAGTTCGGTGCTGATATCGTAACCGGAGATGCCCAGCCTTTTGGAATACCGACAGCATTCGGCGGTCCTCACTGCGGATATTTCGCTGTTTCTGGAAAGCTCATGAGAAAGGTTCCAGGCAGACTAGTCGGCCAGACGAAGGATGACCAGGGACGCCGGGGATTCGTATTGACGCTTCAGGCGAGAGAACAGCATATCCGCCGCGACAAAGCGACATCCAATATTTGCTCAAACCAGGCACTGAATGCACTGGCTGCATCAGTAGCGATGACGGCTCTTGGCAAAAAAGGCGTTCGTGAAATGGCTGTGGCCAATATCCAAAAAGCTCATTATGCGAAAAAGGCTTTTAAAGAGAATGGCTTCGAAATCGCATTCGAAGGACCTACTTTCAATGAGTTTGTCGTTAAGCTGAATAAGCCGGTTAAAGAAGTAAACCAAAAGCTTCTTGAACATGGCATTATCGGTGGCTATGACCTTGGACGCGATGATTCCAATCTCGAAAACCACATGCTTGTTGCGATAACAGAATTAAGAACAAAAGAAGAAATCGATACTTTTGTAAAGGAAATGGGGGATATCAATGCATAA
- the gcvPB gene encoding aminomethyl-transferring glycine dehydrogenase subunit GcvPB, which produces MHKEDQPLIFELSTPGRVGYSLPEMDVPEANLSELLPEGFLREEEPELPEASELDIMRHYTALSKRNHGVDSGFYPLGSCTMKYNPKMNENVARFNGFAHLHPLQDESSVQGALELMYDLQEHLIEITGMDEVTLQPAAGAHGEWTGLMMIRAYHEANGDDKRTKVIVPDSAHGTNPASATVAGFETITVKSDENGLVDLEDLKKVVGEDTAALMLTNPNTLGLFEENILEMAEIVHSAGGKLYYDGANLNAVMSKARPGDMGFDVVHLNLHKTFTGPHGGGGPGSGPVGVKADLIPFLPKPIVTKQDGVYKFDYDRPQSIGRVKPYYGNFGINVRAYTYIRTMGPDDLKAVTEYAVLNANYMMRRLAEYYDLPFNRHCKHEFVLSGKRQKKLGVRTLDIAKRLLDFGYHPPTIYFPLNVEEAIMIEPTETESKETLDAFIDAMIQIAREAEENPEIVQEAPHSTVVGRMDETTAARKPILRYQKAE; this is translated from the coding sequence ATGCATAAGGAAGATCAGCCACTCATTTTTGAATTAAGCACACCGGGCCGTGTCGGCTACAGCCTTCCGGAAATGGATGTTCCAGAAGCCAATTTATCCGAGCTTTTGCCAGAAGGATTCCTTCGTGAAGAAGAACCAGAACTTCCTGAAGCTTCCGAGCTTGATATCATGCGCCATTACACTGCACTATCCAAGCGCAACCATGGTGTTGATTCCGGGTTCTATCCGCTTGGATCTTGTACGATGAAATACAATCCGAAGATGAATGAAAATGTTGCCCGCTTCAATGGTTTTGCCCATTTGCATCCACTGCAGGATGAAAGCTCCGTTCAGGGTGCTCTTGAATTGATGTACGACCTGCAGGAACACTTGATTGAAATTACTGGCATGGACGAGGTGACACTACAGCCGGCAGCTGGTGCACATGGCGAGTGGACGGGCTTGATGATGATCCGTGCTTATCACGAAGCAAATGGTGACGACAAGCGTACGAAGGTCATTGTTCCTGACTCTGCTCACGGAACAAACCCGGCATCCGCAACTGTAGCTGGTTTTGAAACAATCACTGTAAAATCAGATGAAAACGGTCTGGTCGATTTAGAAGACCTGAAGAAGGTTGTCGGTGAGGATACAGCTGCGTTGATGCTGACGAATCCGAACACCCTTGGTCTATTTGAAGAAAACATTCTTGAGATGGCTGAAATCGTCCACAGCGCAGGCGGCAAGCTTTATTATGATGGAGCAAACCTGAACGCTGTTATGTCCAAGGCACGCCCTGGCGACATGGGCTTTGATGTAGTTCACTTGAACCTTCATAAGACATTCACAGGCCCTCATGGCGGCGGAGGACCAGGTTCAGGCCCGGTCGGTGTAAAAGCAGACCTGATACCATTCCTGCCAAAGCCAATCGTGACGAAGCAGGATGGTGTTTATAAGTTCGATTACGACCGTCCGCAATCAATCGGAAGGGTGAAGCCATACTATGGCAACTTCGGCATCAATGTCCGCGCCTATACGTATATTCGTACAATGGGTCCAGATGACCTGAAAGCTGTTACGGAGTATGCTGTGTTGAACGCTAACTATATGATGAGAAGGCTTGCTGAGTACTATGACCTTCCATTTAACAGGCATTGCAAGCATGAATTCGTCCTTAGCGGCAAGCGCCAGAAGAAGTTAGGCGTTCGTACGTTGGATATCGCCAAACGCCTGTTAGACTTTGGCTACCATCCGCCGACGATCTACTTCCCATTGAATGTGGAAGAAGCGATCATGATCGAGCCGACTGAAACGGAATCCAAGGAAACCCTTGATGCCTTCATCGATGCGATGATTCAAATCGCCAGGGAAGCGGAAGAGAATCCGGAAATCGTCCAGGAAGCGCCACACTCCACAGTAGTAGGCCGTATGGATGAAACAACTGCTGCAAGGAAGCCGATCTTGCGCTACCAGAAAGCAGAATAA
- a CDS encoding rhodanese-like domain-containing protein codes for MDTLIFLIVLTVAVILYSVFMYFRQKKILKTLTEEEFKAGYRKAQLIDVREPNEFAGGHILGARNIPLTQLKTRLKEIRPDKPVYLYCQSGSRSGRAAQLLYKKGYKDLNQLQGGFKKWGGKVKAK; via the coding sequence TTGGATACACTTATCTTTTTAATCGTCCTAACAGTTGCGGTTATTCTTTACTCTGTGTTTATGTATTTCCGCCAAAAGAAAATCCTCAAGACCCTGACAGAGGAAGAATTTAAAGCCGGTTATCGCAAAGCGCAACTAATCGATGTCCGTGAACCAAATGAATTCGCTGGTGGACACATTTTAGGCGCGAGAAATATCCCGCTTACCCAGCTTAAGACACGCCTGAAGGAAATCAGGCCGGACAAGCCTGTCTACCTATACTGCCAGAGCGGATCACGCAGCGGACGTGCTGCACAGCTGCTTTACAAAAAAGGCTATAAGGACTTGAACCAACTTCAAGGCGGCTTCAAAAAATGGGGCGGCAAAGTCAAAGCTAAATAA
- a CDS encoding lipoate--protein ligase family protein — MNKEVWGFIDSGDCSPSFNMALDEALLDWHGAGIIPPVVRFYGWNPATLSVGYFQKIEREIDMEAVKQHGLGFVRRPTGGRGVLHEHELTYSVIVTEEHPEMPKTVTEAYRVISEGILQGFQKLGLEAYFAVPKTSADKETLKNPRSAVCFDAPSWYELVVEGRKVAGSAQTRQKGVILQHGSILLDLDEDKLFSLFKYPNDRVKERMQKAFKTKAVAINEISNRKINLEEAKKAFKEGFEDGLGIILEPYNLSQDELDYVNALAKNKYESDEWNFKR; from the coding sequence ATGAATAAAGAGGTATGGGGATTTATTGATTCAGGAGACTGTTCGCCTTCTTTTAACATGGCGCTGGATGAGGCCTTGCTTGATTGGCATGGTGCAGGAATAATTCCTCCGGTGGTCCGTTTCTATGGTTGGAACCCGGCGACACTATCAGTTGGTTATTTTCAAAAGATCGAAAGAGAAATTGATATGGAGGCTGTGAAGCAGCACGGTCTTGGTTTTGTAAGGAGACCTACTGGGGGCAGGGGCGTCCTGCATGAACATGAACTTACATACAGCGTAATTGTAACTGAAGAACACCCAGAAATGCCAAAAACAGTAACAGAAGCATACCGGGTGATATCGGAAGGGATTTTACAAGGGTTCCAAAAGTTAGGACTGGAAGCTTATTTTGCTGTACCAAAAACCTCTGCTGATAAAGAAACGTTGAAAAACCCGCGATCTGCAGTTTGTTTTGATGCTCCAAGCTGGTATGAGCTTGTTGTTGAGGGCCGTAAAGTAGCAGGCAGCGCACAGACCCGGCAAAAAGGGGTTATCCTTCAGCATGGTTCTATTTTGCTTGATTTAGATGAGGATAAGCTTTTCAGTTTATTCAAGTATCCGAATGACCGTGTTAAAGAGAGAATGCAGAAGGCCTTTAAAACAAAAGCTGTTGCCATTAATGAGATCAGCAACCGCAAGATTAATCTTGAAGAAGCGAAGAAAGCATTCAAGGAAGGTTTTGAAGATGGCTTGGGAATTATTTTGGAGCCATATAATTTAAGTCAAGATGAATTGGATTATGTAAATGCACTGGCTAAAAATAAGTACGAATCTGATGAGTGGAATTTTAAAAGATAA